DNA from Brassica napus cultivar Da-Ae unplaced genomic scaffold, Da-Ae ScsIHWf_2746;HRSCAF=3513, whole genome shotgun sequence:
ggctttccCGTACCACGTGTGTActgacctttccaagcggttgggcagtttttccactcccaatgcatacaatcgatgctgccTATCATCCCTGGAAAACCGCGTACCTCTCCAACATCGAGCAATCGTTGAAGATCCTCAGCTGTAGGGCTgcgtagatactcatctccaaacaaaTTTATAATTGCATTAGtgaaattttccaaacataAACGTGAAGTACTGTCAGCAAGTCGGAGATACTCGTCATATGTATCTCCTGATTGACCATATGCCAGCATACGTATagctgccgtacacttttgaagtgcagaTAGCCCATACCTTCCGCAAGCATTTCGTCTTTGCTGAAAGTATGGAACTTCATTACTTACACGTTCGACAATGTGgaggaacaatggcttgttcattcgaaaacgccTCCTAAACATTTGCGGTGGGTATGTAGGATTTTCTTGGAAATAATCGTTCCATAGCTGATTGTGTCCTTGTTCACGATGTCTTTCGATATAAGCCCGTCTTTTCTGCTTGTTGGGGTGAGCATCTATCACTGAGTCGATGAAATTATCAACTACTTGGTCGACCATTTCTTCTAAAGCTTCATCAACTTCAtcacttgatgaggaagacattAGTGAAATTTTTTCCTAAAATCAGAAAAGGGGATGTGTTcatatttttatgatatttttttttcattattctatcatatttttcctaatcttctgtttttttttcattattcaatcatatttttcctaatctttttttttcattattcaaTTATATTAATTCTCTCATATTTTTCctaatcatatttttttcccATTATTCAATAATATTAATCAACTTCATCACTTTTTTTCCCATTATTCAATCATATTTTTCCTAATCTTTTTTTTCCCATTATTCAATAATATTAATCAACTTCATCACTTTTTTTCCCATTATTCTCTCATATTTTTCCTAATCTTATTTTTTCCCATTATTCAATAATATTAATCAACTTCATcacttttttttcattattcaattatatttttcctaatcttattttttcccattattcaataatattaatcaacttcatcactttttttttcattattcaattatatttttcctaatcttattttttcccattattcaataatattaatcaacttcatcactttttttttcataaattatgtTCACTTACCTTGAGTTTGTTGTTGAGTGTTTGAAGGTTGTTGTGGTTTGAAGCAAGTTGAGTTGTGAAGCTTGTTGAGGTTGTGAAGGTTGTTCAGTTGTGAAGGTTTGAAGCTTGTTGAGTTGTGGAGAGCACCACGATCAGATAGAAGTTTGTCGAAGTGTGTTGTTACAGATGAGAGTATGGAGAGAcataaagaagagaaagaagagaaagaataGAATAGAAGAGAAGTTTGTCGAGGGAGAGAGTTCAAGTTTGGCTTGTTCTGTACAATAAGCAAAGACAATACATTTATATAAAGGGAGAGAGTTTAAGTTTACACAACCATCCGTGAATCAACAGCAACATTACAATCAACATCCGTGAGTCGAAATGACATTTAGCAACTACATAGTACATGAAAGATGTAGCATGAAACAAAAGGCTACACTTTCTACCCGTGATTAAAAACTGACATCATACCCGTGGCTTCAAacagagaaaagacaagagATTCCTTCACCTTCAACACCCGTGACATGAAGACGCTTTCCCACCCGGTACCTgcaaaagaaaacacaagttcaaTGAACACATTCAAAATGTAATCAAAACAATTACACAACACATTCAATCAATCATATTCAAACAAGT
Protein-coding regions in this window:
- the LOC111202984 gene encoding uncharacterized protein LOC111202984, which encodes MSSSSSDEVDEALEEMVDQVVDNFIDSVIDAHPNKQKRRAYIERHREQGHNQLWNDYFQENPTYPPQMFRRRFRMNKPLFLHIVERVSNEVPYFQQRRNACGRYGLSALQKCTAAIRMLAYGQSGDTYDEYLRLADSTSRLCLENFTNAIINLFGDEYLRSPTAEDLQRLLDVGEVRGFPGMIGSIDLENERHGYAQIDTSEFESGESSRSSRVTRRDSIHVDMLGMRREVRDPAKHARLKADLMENIWQKFGDDDE